Proteins from one Ahaetulla prasina isolate Xishuangbanna chromosome 2, ASM2864084v1, whole genome shotgun sequence genomic window:
- the GRP gene encoding gastrin-releasing peptide, which produces MARPETLQLLPKPRGQLFFPLLALVAFALLLQGRGGLAASLQGVDGASPMAKIYPRGSHWAVGHFMGKKSTGDFPYIYEDRQEMPFPLLPDNAKQLGSYLQQDESLKELLKRMEEDDDQNTQVLQEELPFSSKNVWGTEQSSNFKDMVGLLLQVLDKKESTPS; this is translated from the exons ATGGCCCGCCCGGAGACCTTGCAGCTCCTGCCGAAGCCCCGCGGGCAACTCTTCTTCCCGCTCCTGGCTCTCGTCGCCTTCGCCCTGCTCCTGCAAGGGCGCGGCGGGCTCGCGGCTTCTTTGCAAGGCGTCGACGGAGCGTCCCCGATGGCCAAGATCTACCCCCGAGGCAGCCACTGGGCAGTGG GGCACTTCATGGGGAAAAAGAGTACTGGAGATTTTCCTTACATATATGAAGACCGACAAGAGATGCCTTTCCCCTTGCTGCCAGATAATGCCAAACAGCTGGGCAGCTATTTGCAGCAGGACGAATCCTTGAAGGAACTGCTCAAACGCATGGAAGAGGATGACGATCAAAATACTCAGGTTCTCCAGGAAGAGCTGCCTTTTTCTTCCAAGAATGTTTGGGGGACAGAGCAAAGCAGCAACTTCAAAGAT ATGGTGGGGCTCCTGTTGCAAGTACTGGATAAAAAGGAAAGCACTCCAAGCTGA